A single window of Debaryomyces hansenii CBS767 chromosome F complete sequence DNA harbors:
- a CDS encoding DEHA2F16632p (some similarities with uniprot|Q06350 Saccharomyces cerevisiae YDR371W CTS2 Sporulation-specific chitinase), which yields MAKVNAKKNKDGSCYSHTVASGETCQFMMDKFSITKNNLMQWNKNNFGWMGCDNGHPWIGDKVCVSDGTPPKPAHNKLAECGPQASTDGTNIKCPLNACCSPYGFCGLTSDFCAVTKSPTGAPGTAGCLSNCGYGKVHTDTRSDFKKIVYWLDADDKLRTDPKALKSYYSVHYSFVNIKSDLTIDDSKIAKSTFLGISNKKIASFGGWEFSTSASTYNIFRNGVADANREKFATNLVNFLKKYNLDGIDLDWEFPGLSGIPGIPDDDKKDGQRYLELLKLIKSKLPAGKTLSITIPASFWYLKNFPIKDMQKYIDYQVFMTYDIRGTNSDNIVQCHTNKTEVINALQMLDKAGVQIGKTYGGLANYGRSYKLSSTSCSKVGCPVSGPGKKGPIVNTDGVLAQSEIDDIKTWGVKNKRWTDEASQCDFMIYDSNNIVGWPKAGQRNSMEDFFHHSGLAGSVLWAANYN from the coding sequence ATGGCTAAAGTGAATGcgaaaaaaaataaagatggTTCCTGTTATTCTCATACTGTCGCATCGGGCGAAACATGCCAATTTATGATGGATAAGTTTTCCATTACTAAGAACAATCTTATGCAATGGAACAAAAACAATTTTGGTTGGATGGGATGTGATAACGGCCACCCGTGGATCGGAGATAAAGTATGTGTTAGTGACGGTACGCCTCCAAAGCCAGCACATAACAAGCTTGCTGAGTGTGGGCCTCAGGCTTCTACCGACGGAACTAATATCAAATGTCCTTTAAATGCTTGTTGTAGTCCATATGGCTTTTGCGGCTTAACATCGGACTTTTGTGCTGTGACTAAAAGTCCAACTGGTGCTCCAGGTACAGCAGGCTGCCTCTCGAACTGTGGATACGGGAAGGTTCATACAGACACAAGATCTGATTTTAAGAAAATAGTGTATTGGTTAGACGCGGATGACAAGTTGCGTACTGATCCTAAAGCCTTGAAGAGTTACTATTCTGTTCATTATTCGTTTGTGAATATTAAGTCGGACCTCACTATAGACGACTCTAAAATTGCGAAAAGTACTTTCTTAGGTATTAGCAACAAGAAGATCGCCAGTTTTGGGGGTTGGGAATTTAGCACTTCGGCATCCAcgtataatatatttagaaATGGTGTTGCTGATGCAAATAGGGAAAAATTTGCTACAAATTTagttaattttttgaaaaaatacaATTTAGATGGTATTGATTTGGACTGGGAATTTCCTGGTCTCTCTGGTATTCCTGGTATTCCAGATGACGATAAAAAGGATGGCCAAAGGTATTTAGAATTGTTGAAACTTATTAAATCTAAATTGCCAGCCGGAAAGACTTTGTCTATAACCATTCCTGCTTCTTTTTGGtacttgaagaatttccCAATTAAGGATAtgcaaaaatatattgattaCCAAGTGTTTATGACCTACGATATTCGTGGTACCAATAGCGATAATATTGTTCAATGTCACACTAACAAAACTGAAGTCATTAATGCTCTTCAAATGTTAGATAAGGCAGGGGTACAAATAGGAAAAACATACGGTGGTTTAGCTAATTACGGGAGGTCATATAAATTATCCTCAACATCTTGTTCTAAGGTCGGGTGCCCAGTTTCCGGTCCAGGCAAGAAGGGCCCTATAGTTAATACTGATGGTGTATTGGCTCAGTCTGAGATTGATGACATTAAGACCTGGGGTGTTAAAAATAAGAGATGGACTGATGAAGCATCTCAATGTGACTTTATGATTTATGATAGTAACAATATTGTTGGCTGGCCAAAAGCCGGACAAAGAAACAGTATGGAAGATTTCTTTCACCATTCTGGTTTAGCCGGCTCTGTGTTATGGGCAGCCAATTATAACTAA
- a CDS encoding DEHA2F16654p (similar to uniprot|P32318 Saccharomyces cerevisiae YGR144W THI4 Protein required for thiamine biosynthesis and for mitochondrial genome stability), whose amino-acid sequence MAPPTMIETSVRHEFSPIVTEDRVVRMSSDAQNSDVKFADWDKFKFTPIRESTVSRAMTSRYFADLDKYAESDVVIIGAGSAGLSAAYILAKNRPELKIAIIEAGVSPGGGCWLGGQLFSAMILRKPAHLFLEELGLEYEDEGDYVVVKHAAFFMSTLLSKVLSFPNVKLFNATAVEDLITRRDETTGDLRICGVVTNWTLVSLNHDTQSCMDPNTINANVILSASGHDGPFGAGSAKRLDKLGCIELGHMRGLDMNSAEDAIVKGTREVTPGLVVTGMELAEVDGSNRMGPTFGAMALSGVKAAEAVLNVYDLRKKQNNP is encoded by the coding sequence atgGCACCTCCTACTATGATCGAGACTTCTGTTAGACATGAATTCTCCCCTATTGTTACAGAGGACAGAGTTGTAAGAATGTCGTCAGATGCACAAAACTCAGATGTTAAGTTTGCTGATTGGGACAAGTTCAAATTTACACCTATTAGAGAATCTACAGTTTCTCGTGCAATGACAAGCCGTTATTTTGCTGACTTAGACAAGTACGCTGAGTCTGACGTTGTTATCATTGGTGCTGGTTCTGCTGGGTTATCTGCAGCTTATATTTTGGCTAAGAACCGTCCAGAACTCAAAATTGCCATTATTGAAGCCGGAGTTAGCCCAGGTGGTGGATGTTGGTTAGGTGGTCAATTATTCTCTGCTATGATCTTACGTAAACCAGCACATCTCTTCTTAGAAGAATTGGGGCTTGAGTACGAAGATGAAGGTGATTACGTTGTTGTGAAACATGCTGCTTTCTTCATGTCGACTTTGTTATCAAAGGTTCTTCTGTTCCCAAATGTTAAGTTATTCAATGCTACTGCCGTTGAAGATTTAATCACCCGTCGTGATGAAACCACTGGAGATTTAAGAATCTGTGGTGTTGTCACCAACTGGACTCTAGTTTCCCTTAACCATGACACTCAGTCATGTATGGATCCTAACACTATCAATGCTAATGTTATCCTTTCTGCGTCTGGTCACGACGGTCCATTCGGTGCTGGTAGTGCTAAACGTTTGGACAAATTGGGATGTATTGAATTAGGCCATATGAGAGGTTTAGATATGAATAGTGCCGAGGATGCCATTGTTAAGGGTACCAGAGAAGTCACTCCAGGTTTGGTTGTAACAGGTATGGAATTGGCAGAAGTCGATGGCTCCAACAGAATGGGTCCTACTTTCGGTGCCATGGCGCTTTCTGGTGTCAAGGCTGCCGAAGCTGTGTTAAACGTATATGATTTAAGAAAGAAACAAAACAATCCTTAA
- a CDS encoding DEHA2F16676p (similar to uniprot|Q12463 Saccharomyces cerevisiae YOL124C Putative S-adenosylmethionine-dependent methyltransferase of the seven beta-strand family) produces MKDYLIYFAQAYPNFRRAELESLAAYHGISIDLSHHDEKNPFLIVKLENDEQARKIMARSILGRGIYELWGQGKNLEELHEDVKQRSSDRFDEYKKMSFKFDFIGYMGKRTTKEKFEMIESFSYLAFEGPIRMKNPDEIFDVLEEYHVHGTEKATTPINMWFGRQIQLSARTENILDKYDLRRRKYIGTTSFDAELSLVSCNIAQVGPGKITYDPFTGTGSFLVAAANFGGLPIGSDIDVRILRGKNDKCNINANFKQYGTTLNFLDILTMDFTNNAFRSDLKIDTIVCDPPYGVREGLKVCGAKDPEKAAGRENVVIDGEKAHLRKDFIQPKKPYELSNLLDDLLHFAANRLPVDGRLAFWMPTANDDFEPNLIPQHENLELIYNLEQEFNKWSRRLLVYVRRDDDFKGETSNGLRANQIKNFRDRYFKGFSQKSK; encoded by the coding sequence ATGAAGGACTACTTGATATATTTCGCTCAAGCGTACCCCAACTTCAGAAGGGCAGAGTTGGAATCATTAGCTGCTTACCATGGCATTTCCATAGACTTATCTCATCACGATGAGAAGAATCCATTTTTGATTGTGAAATTGGAAAACGATGAGCAGGCCCGCAAAATCATGGCAAGATCCATATTAGGTAGAGGAATATACGAGTTATGGGGCCAGGGAAAGAACCTAGAGGAATTACACGAAGATGTTAAACAACGGTCGAGTGACAGGTTTGATGAGTACAAAAAAATGTCTTTTAAATTCGACTTCATTGGGTATATGGGGAAGAGAACCACCAAGGAGAAATTCGAAATGATCGAATCGTTCTCGTATTTGGCATTTGAAGGTCCGATTAGAATGAAAAATCCCGACGAAATCTTCGATGTGCTAGAAGAATATCATGTTCATGGGACCGAGAAAGCTACCACTCCTATCAACATGTGGTTTGGAAGACAGATCCAATTGAGTGCAAGAACAGAGAACATCTTAGATAAATACGATTTGAGACGCAGAAAGTACATCGGAACCACCTCATTTGATGCCGAATTGTCTTTAGTCAGTTGTAACATAGCACAAGTTGGACCAGGAAAAATAACATACGATCCATTTACAGGTACTGGTTCTTTTTTGGTTGCCGCAGCTAACTTTGGCGGATTACCCATTGGATCGGATATTGATGTACGTATATTGAGAGGTAAGAATGATAAGTGCAATATCAATGCCAACTTCAAACAATACGGCACCactttgaatttcttggaCATTTTGACCATGGATTTCACCAATAATGCATTCCGTTCGGATTTAAAGATCGACACCATAGTCTGCGATCCTCCATACGGCGTCAGAGAAGGTTTAAAGGTTTGTGGTGCTAAGGACCCGGAAAAAGCTGCTGGTAGGGAAAACGTGGTTATAGACGGAGAAAAAGCACATTTAAGGAAAGACTTCATCCAACCTAAGAAACCATACGAGTTGTcgaatttattagatgattTATTACATTTCGCTGCCAATAGATTGCCGGTGGACGGCAGACTCGCATTCTGGATGCCTACGGCAAACGATGATTTTGAACCCAACTTAATTCCCCAGCACGAAAATTTGGAACtcatatataatttagaGCAGGAATTCAATAAGTGGTCTAGAAGACTATTGGTTTACGTTAGAAGAGATGACGATTTTAAGGGTGAGACGTCGAACGGGTTGAGAGCAaaccaaatcaaaaatttcagaGACCGTTATTTCAAGGGGTTCAGTCAAAAATCTAAATAG
- a CDS encoding DEHA2F16698p (similar to uniprot|Q99383 Saccharomyces cerevisiae YOL123W HRP1 Subunit of cleavage factor I a five-subunit complex required for the cleavage and polyadenylation of pre-mRNA 3' ends) — translation MSGQMPGQMQGQMPGQMPGQMPGQMPGQMPGQMPGQMPGQPPQMPDFQQMQQMQQQFQGGMPLPPQPPQPPQPQQLPPSNMGKDHGKMFIGGLNWDTTEQGLVEYFTKYGEVIDHTIMRDNNTGKSRGFGFLTFKDPKSVDEVIKTDHILDGKLIDPKRAIAREEQDKVGKIFVGGIDPMVNEKDFNDFFSQFGSIIDAQLMIDKDTGRSRGFGFITYDSPDAVDRVTVNKYLTLKGKSMEVKRAEPRGQHQQNQMQQQQQQQQPYNYGNYGNQYGQTQYQQPGMASYGQGMNGMSPEMMQEYWQRMQQWYMYQQQQQQAQGSTGDYNQQSEQPEQPLNPQQQAPTESQDNQEPENGSDSSGTPSGPSRRMNLPKGPRRAPPSGPSGNSRGRGGYQNRNRGYHPYTRGGRR, via the coding sequence ATGTCGGGCCAGATGCCAGGACAAATGCAAGGTCAAATGCCAGGACAAATGCCAGGCCAGATGCCAGGCCAGATGCCAGGCCAGATGCCAGGACAAATGCCAGGACAAATGCCAGGTCAACCACCTCAAATGCCAGACTTTCAACAAATGCAGCAAATGCAGCAGCAATTCCAAGGGGGTATGCCATTACCTCCTCAGCCACCACAACCACCACAACCTCAACAATTACCACCTTCGAACATGGGTAAAGACCATGGTAAGATGTTTATTGGTGGGCTTAACTGGGACACTACCGAACAAGGAttggttgaatattttaccAAATATGGTGAGGTTATCGACCATACTATTATGAGAGATAATAACACCGGCAAGTCCCGTGGGTTTGGTTTCTTGACTTTTAAAGATCCAAAGTCGGTTGACGAAGTTATTAAAACTGACCACATATTAGACGGTAAATTGATTGATCCTAAGAGAGCCATTGCGAGAGAAGAACAAGACAAAGTTGGTAAGATTTTTGTTGGTGGTATTGATCCAATGGTCAACGAAAAGGActttaatgatttcttttCTCAATTTGGTAGTATTATTGACGCCCAATTGATGATCGACAAGGATACTGGCAGATCGAGAGGTTTCGGTTTTATTACCTATGATTCACCTGATGCTGTCGATAGAGTTACTGTGAATAAATACTTAACTTTGAAGGGTAAGTCCATGGAAGTCAAGAGAGCAGAACCAAGAGGCCAACATCAACAGAATCAAAtgcaacagcaacagcaacagcaacaaccaTACAATTATGGAAACTACGGTAATCAATACGGTCAAACGCAATACCAACAACCCGGTATGGCTTCTTATGGTCAAGGTATGAATGGTATGTCACCAGAAATGATGCAAGAGTATTGGCAAAGAATGCAACAATGGTACATGTAccaacagcaacagcagcaaGCTCAAGGCAGCACGGGAGATTACAATCAGCAATCAGAGCAACCTGAACAACCATTGAATCCTCAGCAACAAGCCCCCACCGAATCCCAAGACAATCAAGAACCAGAAAATGGATCTGACAGTTCGGGTACACCAAGTGGGCCatcaagaagaatgaaCTTGCCAAAGGGACCAAGAAGAGCGCCACCTTCAGGTCCTTCTGGTAATTCAAGAGGTAGAGGTGGTTACCAAAATAGAAATAGAGGATACCATCCATATACTAGGGGtggaagaagatga
- a CDS encoding DEHA2F16720p (similar to uniprot|Q12389 Saccharomyces cerevisiae YDL031W DBP10 Essential protein involved in ribosome biogenesis), producing the protein MSDEEDYDIAGTLALAGSDSEPESDLNSDNEEVQDEIVSDEDDTKHKPNKKQKLEKGKSKQTFPSLELSDDEAENESKDMASYFVANNPQAKKAKNGSFPSFGFSKFLLTNISKKGFKQPTPIQRKTIPLIMENRDVVGMARTGSGKTAAFTLPLVEKLKSHSPRVGVRAIILSPSRELASQTFKQVKEFSKGTDLRSIVLIGGDSLEEQFSSMMTNPDVIVATPGRFLHLKVEMELELKTVEYIVFDEADRLFEMGFAEQLNELIAALPSSRQSLLFSATLPRSLIDFAKAGLTNPVLVRLDAETKISDQLQMAFFSIKNNEREASLLYVLQEVIKLPLASPEEVKRYSDMEKRDNGSEDEAEDENNNKKKRFKFKKERLPPANMLPSKHSTIIFVPTKHHVEYVTTLLKDAGYLVSYIYGTLDQHARKQQLYQFRIGMTSLLVVTDVAARGIDIPILANVVNYTLPGSSKIFIHRVGRTARAGNSGWAYSIVNEKELPYLLDLELFLGRKVLLTSMHEKKCEMLKTKQSSNYVEPKVSYTDRLVLGSIPRVDIETFQELYENILRNHYELSVVKGVATKGEKLYYRTRQSASQESLKRSKEILSTGNWDDQHLLFGPNLEKEKEKFLTQLLNRKSKETVFEFNKKGNDRDEDSLVEFMHKRRKQIAPIQRRAKEKRELLEKERMAGLTHGIENEILKNDGEIGYSGITIEADEEELQDAFEDADELIEKKKIEKKKSFRDPQYFLSHYAPAAVIQDQQLSLSSSFANDAAKATFDLDNDEKLNANKQVMQWDRKKGNYVNAHSTDKKFIIGESGQKIPATYRSGRFDDWKKQRNLKPTKTGAMEANATNGNDRRFKHKKVASPKLPDKFRDDYHKQKEKVKKAVDSGLKVKGYNKPGQKQELRSTEDIRKAREAKDKKKQKNARPSRKRK; encoded by the coding sequence ATGTCGGACGAAGAAGACTATGATATTGCAGGAACACTTGCGTTAGCAGGATCTGACTCAGAACCTGAATCAGATTTAAATTccgataatgaagaagtaCAGGATGAAATAGTCtctgatgaagatgatacCAAGCATAAACCAAATAAGAAACAGAAATTAGAGAAAGGTAAATCGAAGCAAACATTCCCATCGTTAGAGTTATCAGATGATGAAGCTGAGAATGAATCGAAGGATATGGCGTCCTATTTCGTAGCAAATAATCCGCAAGCTAAAAAAGCTAAGAATGGTTCATTTCCGTCATTTGGgttttctaaatttttgTTAACGAACATATCCAAAAAAGGGTTTAAACAGCCTACGCCTATTCAGAGAAAAACAATTCCGTTGATTATGGAAAACAGGGATGTAGTTGGTATGGCTAGAACGGGTTCTGGTAAAACAGCAGCCTTTACTTTGCCATTAGTtgagaaattgaaaagtcACAGTCCAAGAGTTGGTGTCCGTGCTATTATTTTATCGCCTTCAAGAGAATTAGCATCGCAGACATTTAAACAAGTTAAGGAATTTAGTAAAGGTACTGATTTAAGATCTATTGTCTTGATTGGTGGTGATTCTTTAGAAGAACAGTTTTCTTCTATGATGACCAACCCAGATGTCATAGTGGCTACTCCTGGTCGTTTCTTACATTTAAAGGTTGAAATggaattggaattaaaaACAGTAGAGTATATTGTTTTTGATGAAGCCGATagattatttgaaatggGTTTCGCAgaacaattgaatgaattaattgctGCATTACCGTCATCTAGACAATCCCTTTTATTCTCTGCTACCTTACCAAGATCTTTGATTGATTTCGCTAAGGCTGGTTTAACTAACCCGGTTTTGGTCAGATTGGATGCTGAAACTAAGATTTCTGATCAATTGCAAATGGCCTTCTTCTCgatcaaaaataatgagAGAGAGGCAAGTTTGTTATACGTTTTGCAGGAAGTTATCAAGTTACCATTAGCATCACCTGAAGAAGTTAAAAGATATTCTGACATGGAGAAGAGAGATAATGGATCTGAAGACGAAGCTGAAGACgaaaacaataataagaaaaagaggTTTAAGtttaaaaaagaaagattgcCTCCAGCTAATATGTTACCATCGAAGCATTCTACAATTATTTTCGTGCCAACTAAACATCATGTAGAATATGTGACCACGTTATTGAAAGATGCTGGATACTTGGTATCTTATATTTATGGTACCCTTGATCAGCATGCGAGAAAACAAcaattatatcaatttcGTATTGGAATGACTAGTTTGTTAGTAGTTACTGATGTTGCTGCTCGTGGTATTGATATTCCAATTTTAGCTAACGTTGTTAATTATACATTACCTGGTTCATCTAAGATTTTTATCCATCGTGTTGGTAGAACAGCAAGAGCAGGTAATTCAGGTTGGGCATATTCTATTgtgaatgaaaaagaattaccGTACTTATTGGAtctagaattatttttgggTAGGAAAGTGTTATTAACGTCCATGCATGAAAAGAAATGTGAAATGTTGAAAACTAAACAATCATCGAACTACGTAGAACCAAAAGTATCTTATACAGATAGATTGGTTCTTGGATCAATCCCCAGAGTTGACATTGAAACTTTTCAAGAGttatatgaaaatatattaaggAACCATTATGAGTTAAGCGTTGTTAAAGGTGTCGCAACTAAAGGTGAGAAATTATATTACCGTACAAGACAGTCAGCATCCCAAGAGTCGTTGAAAAGATCAAAGGAAATTTTGCTGACTGGTAACTGGGATGATCAGCATTTGCTATTTGGGCCTAATTtagagaaagaaaaggaaaaattcTTAACTCAACTTTTAAATAGAAAGTCTAAAGAGACTGTTTTTGAGTTCAACAAAAAAGGTAACGATAGAGATGAGGATAGTTTAGTCGAGTTTATGcataaaagaagaaagcaAATTGCACCTATTCAAAGAAGAGCCAAAGAGAAAAGAGAATTGttagaaaaagaaagaatggCAGGTTTGACTCACggtattgaaaatgaaatcttgaaaaatgatgGTGAAATCGGCTATTCAGGAATAACTATTGAAGCAGATGAAGAGGAATTACAAGATGCTTTTGAAGATGCGGATGAGTTAATcgagaaaaagaagattgaaaagaaaaagagttTCAGAGATCCCCAATATTTCCTTTCACACTATGCTCCAGCGGCTGTTATTCAAGATCAACaattatcgttatcatcatcatttgcAAATGATGCAGCAAAGGCAACATTTGAtttagataatgatgaaaaattgaacgCTAACAAACAGGTCATGCAATGGGATAGAAAAAAGGGAAATTATGTCAACGCACACTCAACTgataagaaatttattattggtgAAAGTGGTCAAAAGATTCCAGCGACATACAGATCTGGTAGATTTGACGATTGGAAGAAGCAAAGAAACTTAAAACCAACTAAGACAGGTGCAATGGAAGCGAATGCCACAAATGGCAATGATAGAAGGTTTAAGCATAAGAAAGTTGCATCTCCAAAGTTACCTGATAAGTTTAGAGATGATTACCATAAGCAAAAAGAAAAGGTTAAGAAGGCTGTTGATTCGGGATTAAAAGTTAAAGGCTATAACAAACCAGGCCAGAAACAAGAGCTTAGATCAACCGAAGATATTAGAAAGGCGAGAGAAGCTAAAgataagaagaagcagaagaatGCTCGTCCAAGCAGAAAGCGTAAATAG